The region CCGTTCTCGTCCACAATCACCGCGAACAGCTGCCACACCTTGCTCCGACCGCGCTTGTCGCGAAGTGTGTACTGTCCGCTGGACAGCCTCCGCTTGAGGTCGGCGATGTGGGCATAGGTGGCCGGAGTCGTTAGGTCCGGAGTGGCGCACCGCGATCGGGTAGTTGGTGTGTACTGCAGGTATGCGtcattaaaatcaataaacagACAGGTGAGAGTTCCAACTTCTTATCTCGAAGCAGGCCTTGCTCCACCACGGGAGCATCCATTGGCCAGGAGTCCACTGCGCCAATGTATTACCCACCTGCTCCTGTTCGAGGCCATCGAAGCTAAATTCATGCTTTATGTCGAATTCTCGCAGCAAGTCCATTGCAGAATTatcaaaccaaaacaaaaaacataaataccTAGAGATGGGACTTCGGTCAAGGAAGCACGACGAATAGTTTCCAGTCACTTTCACACATTGCAAGGTACATACTcgtatttcaaatatttgtcaCGGGATCAAAGGTTACTGGGTTAACGAAGCACTTCATATCATTACTTACATTTCTAAAAGCATGGTGATCTtaaatcattattattattttttgttgttaaatTAATCTTCAATATTTTAACAAGATGGTTACTTGCTCTACACGATAAGGTGGAATTCCATCTAAATGATCCTACATgtgtataattttaaaaaatgtccaATAAACATTCGCATTTACATTGAAAACAGAGAATAAGTGGGAACTCAGTAACATTTTACAAGCCTTGAATCGTGACCGGCAGTCACGTCCGTTCGGAACTAGTTCCAACTATCCAAGTCCCTATAACTAGCTCATCGTCAAAACACTGCTTTGGGTTTCCAAACAAATTCCAACGTCTCGCGCTTAAAATTTTTCATAGAATCCAGGAAACGTTGAACTGTCGAAATATACCGCTGAAACCATGCCCAACAGCAAGGAAGCAGGCACAGAGGCCGATCGTGGAGATGATGTCAAACTAAACAGCCGCGATAGCGTCGCGTAAGTTGCTTTATAGGAGTTGAAGCCTCCTCTGGATATAACTCTGGATACCTGCTGGCACCCCTACAGATTGAAGGACCTGCTGCAGAAGCGGCTCTCGGAGTGCGGCTGGCGCAAGGACATCGAGGACATGATACGCCATACCATCGAGGAGCGCGGCGTGTCCAACCTGACCCATGATCAGCTGGCTGCCGAGATAGTCCCCCATGTAGGTCAGTGGCAACTCCTGGGGGCACCTCATTAACCCACATTACCTCTAAGCAGGCTCGCGCCCTGGTCCCCGACGTCATTCGGAAGGAGATGCTTATGCGCGTGCGCGCTGCCCTGGACTCCTCCTTGCCACAGGAGCAGAACTGACTGGCCATCCAGAACTCCGAGTCCTCCAGAGCATTCACCATAGTCACACTGCCTGCAGAATTTAAATTCTAGCACATCTGTTTGTGGTTTATTATCTCGTATTAAGTAGATATTTACATTCTTACGCTAGTTATGAATTGCGCCATTTGTTAAACAATATGcatgtaataaataaacaacctAATTGTAGTTATAATACGTTGTTGCTATGTTCATGTTATGGGTACTCGATTGGCTAAACAAAATCTGTGGTGGTTTTGTTGGCAGGGGAAACTAGGAACGCGGCTTGGGCTCTGCTTGTACATGTTCGTTTAATTATGCTACAAATAATAAGGCTAAGTTGTAACTGCTACTCCGTTAGGGTTTACGTTTACTTATTCAATAGCGAGTCGATTGAAAAGTCTTTGAATTTGGCGTTGGAATCATCGTTGAAcagctgcggctgctgcagttgctcctgctgcttgGGAACTGGTGCCGCCGTTGCCGTTGGCAGCATTTTCAGCAGTTTCGTGCGCGGTTTGCGCAGAAACTTGGTGTTTATTTGAAACTTGGTTGGTTTGTGGTTTGCACTTGACTGGGCTTGAAACATTGGTGTATCTGTGGCTGTGCTCTCAGCAAAGGTTGTCGATGGGATTGCCTGCGATGTTGCTACTGTGGTGGCTACTTGAACTGTACTGATTGGGGGGCAATAGCCCTGGCGCCAGGCACGCAGCTCTCCTCCTCCACCCGACGACTTGACGATGCCCATAGACTTTGTAGCTGTTGCTGCAGGTGGTGCCCTTGCCTGTGCGAAGGCATTGGGTCCAAAGCACTTGAGAAAGTTCTGCACATGGAGCAAGCTGTCGTTCTCGTTCTTGTGCAGTGGCCTACGCTGTTTGTCCTCGTTCTCGTCCTCCGCCTCGTAGTCCACCGAAGATTGCTGctgcgaggaggaggagaaggtGGAAGagctgctgtggctgctgaGCTGTAGCAACAGAATTCGATAAATTGCTTGGACAACCAATTAGAGAATCTTCTAGCACCTACATCATCGTCATTTTTGTCGATCAGCTGCTGAAAGCCAGGCTCCGCCGACTTCAGCTGGTCGTGTTTGCCCTGCTGGGCCAGTTTGCTGTTGCCATGattgctgccactgctgctgctgctgttgtcacGCCCTCCTCGCTTGCTCACGGATTGCTTCTTCTtcagctgctgcggctgctgaaGCCCTTGCTCACGGTACGACTTTCAGCTAGTTTTGGCGATGTTATCGTCGCGCCTTAGTTGGGACTGGAAGAAGAAATGCATTATTCAGTAGGCGTCCCACAGGAATGGATATTTAGGTTTGCTTTGGGAGTATAAGTTCAACAACTGGGTTCTCTTTCAGCCTGACACACAAGGACAACAAACAATTTCGGGGTTATCTGCCAACAGCAATGGGATATTAACAATGAACCAGATGGGCGCAAAAGCAGATGAGTTCGAAATCGTGGCGTGTgtgttttgaaaatttctttGGCTTTTCCAATTGGTTGGCTGATCGAGTGATTGGAGGGTAGTGAGTGGTGCTGTAGATGAGACATGGAGCTGGCGCAAAATGAAAAGGTGAGAATGCACGAATAACAGGCACTGGCATATGGATTATGGATTCTCATGTGGCAAGGACATGCACCCACAATCACACTGACACTGACACACACACAGGAACTCGCTCGCACGCACTCTACTACCTGGTGATGCGTGCTGTAGAGAGCCGCGTGGTGCACCGCAtaggaggaggaggtgctACTTAAACCGTCAACGCCAACGCCGCCGCCACCCACTTGAATCTGAATGCTAGGATGttggtgtgggtgtgggtggtggtgctgctgacCCATGCCCGTGCCCGCTGTGGTCGTAAAAGTagttgtggttgttgctgctgttgcagccATGGCTGTCGCTGACCCACCTCGTCCGATGCCAGCAGCAGCCCCACCTCCAGCGCCCAGGCTCATGCCCACGCCCAGCATGTGGGCGGCTGCCACAGCGGCGCTGGTGTGGTGCGACTGGTGCAGATGCTGCTGCACTTGTTGCGcgtgctgctgttgctgctgctgctgcgaagGATGCGACTGGTGTTgcgcctgttgctgctgcagctgcgaagGATGCTGGTGATGCAAGCTGTTGCTATTGGCGGCGCTGTTGGCACTCAAGGTCCCcacgctgctgttgctgtttccGGCGTTGTTGTACGAATGGGCCGCAGAAACGTGTCTGTAAGAATAGAACATGATTATTTTCTGATTATTGAAGTGTTTGAATAGAACATGACGAAATGTTGCTTCTTAACAACATTTGTCATGTGTTTTAACAATACGTTAGAGGACATAACTCACCTCATTCCCAAGTTGGCTGCGCTGGTCATGTTCATGCCAGAGATCGACATCGATGTGGCAGCGGGCCCACTGGCATTCGCAGAGGTTGTAggattgctgttgctgctgttcaCACTGTTGCTTGTTACATTGTTGCCActggtgctgttgctgccactgctgttgCTTGTGGCCCCTGGTCCGCGATAGTCCAACACCACTGCGGTGGAGCTCGCTGCTGCCACCGTGGGTCGGCTATTGGCCATGGTCGGGATGGTGGTATTGATGGCAGTGGTGGCCAGCGAAACGGCCGCAGCGATTGTGGTGGCCGCATTCAGGgcgctgatgttgctgccgagtccgatgctgctgccgccgctgttGCCGCTGGAAGCTAGTGTGGAAATGACAGAAGTTGTACaagttgatgttgctgttgttgttgaggTTGTTGTGGTGGTTGTTGGAGCTGCCGTTGTCGACATGGCGGCTGTAAGCATTTGGTTAGATTGTGAGTACCCCGTTGTTGCTGTTCCATCTCCACGAAAATAGTGTGTTTGTGCGGTATTAGTTTGTAATTGGTGAGTGGGTGTGCTTGGGTTGTGGTCGATTATGTGTGCGGGGTGTGTGGGCTTTCTTCACTGCATGCAACAGACAGCAACACAAGAAACTTAGGCTTAACTAAAAGTACAGCACCTCACCCAGAGTTAACCTGCGACCCAACGCCTTTTTGGCCAGTAGCCATTCAAAACTCTAGGTGCAGGTGGTGAAAACTTAGtgaaataaatttagaatGTGTTCGTTTTTGtgtttaataattaaacattttattcatttttaaaataaataaaatcgaaaaataatAGCTTTAGGTATCGAAAGAACTTAACTGTTAACTTGGCCAAGGAAATAATTTTGCGTTACAAGCGTAAGTATAATTAGGTTCGTATTTTGCCGTAAATACATATGACTAACTTAAAAGCCTAATTAAGGAAAAGTAATCTAATCGGGTATGGACTAATGGTAAAGATAGAGAAGCATTCCGTATTAAAAGAGAGACGAGCTGTCAGTGTCGATAAATGCAATAATTTACTTGTACCATCGCTGCTTAAGTTTGTCGAACAGGAATTCCATTGACAGAATGTGGGTGTGTAAATTATGTACATAGTTTGTTTATAAAGATGACCACTTGTAACCAGTTTAGTTGTTAACTTAACATAAGTCTCTTAAGACTACGACACGAACTGGACTCGAGTTCCATTTGTATGTACAACGAACACCAAACAAAAAAGTGTAAGTACAGAAAATTAAACGCAAAATTTGGTCTGTGAGCAATGGCTGTGTAAGTGGGTGGATGTGGGGCTCCTCCAGTGCCACGTGGTGGGAGCGAGCGAGTGCCGACACCAAGAACAATAGAGAATGGGCGCCTTCTCTACTTACCATGCGCCTCGGCCTTGGCACCGCTTGCGATGGTGTTCAGCGGGATCTGCAGGCGCGCATTGACCGCCAGCAGGTGGTCTCGACGCGCTATCAGGCTGGTCACATGCTCCTCCAGCCGGAGGTTCTCGCTCTGCAGCTGGTGCAGGCAATTAAGCAGCGAGGCAACTGCAAGACAAGTATCAAGTGTTAGTTTCCAAAGACCCTTGGCAAAGCTCCCGATATGCGACTCATACTCACTGTCAAAGTGCTGCGCCTGCTCCATGAGGAACTGCGAGCCCTGCTCCCACTGCCGCTCGAGCAGCTGCTCCAGACTCTGCGGAATGGGCATGTTGCCGTTCATGCCACCGCTGAACATCGACTGCAACGGATTGGGAGCTGGTGCTGCGTTGCTGGGGGCAATGCTCGAATTACGCTGAAAATCGAGGGTGAAATTAGTTGGGTTTCACTGGGCAATAAATCTATCTGAGGCATTCGTAAGGACTTTATAGAGCGAGGGGCTTGGACCACAATGGtcaataaaattttagtttaccaAATGCAAACTGCTTACCTGCTTGCCGGGGAACGGAACTCCCGTGTACTGCGAGCTCAAGGAGTCGGAGGTGTATATTGAGTGATCCTGTACCTCCATGTGCAACTGCTCGGACAGCTTCTGGGCCACGCTGCTGTTCGGATTGATCTGGTTGCCCAGCATGTGGGCGGCCGTGTGCGTGATGATCGAACTGGCTGAACTGGCCGTCGTGGATGCAGCAGGCGTGGCGGGTGGCGTGGGTGTGCTGCTGGCCGGATTGCTCGAGCCACTGCCCGCGCCATTCTGCAGAATGCGCACATCCTTGAGATCCTGTtgagctgcagctgctgccgccgccgctgctgctgctatcGTCGAGTCCTTTGCCTTGCGTCCACGTTTCCGGACATTTCCAGGCTGTGCTGCCGCCGACGTGGGAGCAGCTGCGGTCAGGGAACCGGACGCTGCCGTCGCCGAGTGCATAGCCGATCCAATCTCTGAGCCGGGCGAACTGGGCGGCGAATCCTTTATGGCGCTCACTGGCATCATGGGCACGTCCATCTGCGTCTGACTCTCGTAGGTGAACTTGAGGCCGCCGGAGGAGCCCCCACCCGCCATCGAGTTGAGTGGCAACTGGTTGCTCAGCATGACCAAAggagttgttgttgttgcgggCACTGCGGATGCTGAGGACGAGGAGTTGCTGGCCGTGCTGATATCGGGCGTTCTGTTGTTGGGTTTCGACGTGGGCGTATTGGAAGAGGGAGTGGTATTAGTATTAGTGAATTGCAAAATCTCTAGATcttcatgttgctgctgtggttgttgctgttgctgtggctGCAAGTGCGTAAAGCTAGCGGAGTTGGAAGCTGAGGCTGAGCTAAGATTTGTGGGGGAGCTGGATCTAGCGGGGGCTGcatactgctgctgctgctgctgctgctgttgctgctgctgatacAGCTGCGTTTGCTGCGCACGCAACATTTTCTTGTTCAGGGGCTTGGCTTggctgctgccgttgctggCTGCCGGCAACACATTGCTGGtggagttgctgctgccacGATAGTTTCCAGAGGCTGACATATTAACCGGCGAGTCTAGCAGATTTACCACATTTGCCACACCACTGGAGCCGCCACTCGAAGAGGAGGACGACGTGGACGAGCAGGACGAGGACGTCGGCTCGCCGCTGTGATTGGTGTtgctactgctgctgttgttgcgcGTGTTGCGACTAGCTGCAGTCGCTGCAGACCCTGTTACTGGCGGGGAATCGACCGAGGACGAGGACAGGGATTGCAACATCACCACCGGCGAGGAGACCACCGGTGGAGGCGCAGTCGACGGCGGcggggtgggcgtggcactgtAGTGCGGCGAACTGTGGCGACTCTGCTTCTCGGCTGGTGTGGCGGCAACTGGGGCTGGCGTGGCGGTTGTCGCCACCGAAGTTCCCTCATTCTTACTCTGCGCAGCCCCGCGCTTTTTGCCCGACCTCGAGGGTCCCTTGGAATTGGAGGAGGATGTGGCTGAGGCGGAGGCAGAGCCACCAGCCAGGGAGGACGAGGAGGTAGGTGTggaggaggatgaggacgaGTTGGTGGAGGAGTGCAGCGCGTGTGGCTGCTGCGATGACGCGTTCTGTGGCTGCTGTTGGTgtaattgttgctgctgtggatTTTGTTGGTGATGGCTATTGTGGTGGGTGgggtgatggtggtggtggtgggcaTGGTGGTGACTACTGCCACTCTCACCGGAGCGCGATCTACGTGTGATGGGAGGTGGTTGGGCGGTCATGTCGTGTACAGTGTGGGAAGACATTAAGCAAACGAGAGAGAGACAAAGAGAAAAAGAGTGGTTTTTATAGATCGCGTTTTTTTACATGAGTTTTTCAACTTCGCAAGGACCAAAAATCAAGGGACAGAAATTTCAGCCTCAAATGTGGCAGGTGAAAACaaaggggaaaaaaaaaaagaaaattaacaattttagGTCTTACAttcaaaataatcaaaaacGAGATTTTTCTAGACTACCATATACGATTTCTTTGGAATTATTcagaataaaatcaaattacgAACCAAGGGCGCTTCACAAGCTACACACGTAGAGCAACACAACATCAAAAACGCTTTAAAAAAGGATTTGAGAAAATAAATCTGGGATCAAGTATAAACTTAAGGCACGAGCAAGCACAGGCAACAAATTTGAAGGAATAGTCAGTCGGTGTGCTGACTGCCAGGCGAACAGCTCCCGCTTACCTGCTCCGACGTGCCGGTGGCGCCTCTTGCTCCTGCAACTGCTGCACTCTGGTCGTCTGCTTCTCATAGCTGATCTTCAGGTTTCCGCTCTCCGTGGTCGTGGCAGTGAGGTTGCCGCTGGCTAGTGACACGCCACTGGCCGATATTATGCTGCCACCACTGTTGCCGCTGACTAGGGTGCCCAAGGCCGGCGATGACTTGCCGCTCTGGTGCTGGATGACCGACGAGGAGCCGCCGCTGGGGCCACCGCTGCTCGCACCACCGTGAAACGCTCCAGTTGATCCACCCATTGCCGGTAGATTGCTCTGCTGCGACTGGGCGCCGCTGCTGCGCGATGATGCTGGATGGGATTCTgcggggaaaaataaacagtaATTAGTATTGATTAcgaaaattcaaaaacatcGGTAATTTAAATCCCTGGATTGGCATAGAACTAAAAATGAACCTTAATATCGACGAAGGCCACcgatttttgtaaattaaattaatactcGCTGAGCAAAACCTATTAATTTGAAATCTCTGATAATACTGTCAACCTTGCAAAAATAGAATTCTAACgtgaaaattacaaaataatattttataaccaTTTcttgtagagtaaaagggtatgtGCTCGCTTATTTGAGTAATAGGGACCTGACAGTAGAGTTACTCCACTCTTCCCTTTTGCTTTTAAGAAGTAGGTTTCAGCTAGAAACTCACCGCTGGTGATATtactgctactgctgctggtggGCAGGTTGACTCCAGGTACATTGGCCGTGGACAGCGGCACAGAGACGTACAGGCTGGGTGCATTGCTGCTGCTCCCAGTCGTCGGCTGCtgattgctgctgctgatgtccttggtgttgctgccgtgcttgttgctgctggtacTGCTACTGCTGCCACCGCCTGCACTTCCTGAACCACTCGACTTGCTCGATTCTGTCTTTGGATAACCGCCAGATCCCGCGACGGATGGTGCTCCTCCGGTCGCCGAGCCCCCGGTACTGTTGCTGCCGGAGGTTGAGCCCGCATTGCCGCTGGAGGTGGAGCCTGAGGTAGTGCTGCCCGTCGCTGGGGGGACTGAGGCCGCTGTCGCGCTCGCCGTTACCGCAATGGACGCACTCGTCGAGCTGGCCAGCGGCGCATTCACTTCGGCGGTGGCGGATGTTTGGTGGGTCGGCGGGCTGAGTTCGGTACGTTGCTGCAACGACATGAAGGCAGGAAGTGGTAAATTAGTATGTGAATGTTTGGTTTGTTACTCACAAGTAAATAGAACTAGCTGATAAAAACCTAAGCACTTGATAAGCTCCGTGAAACTATAAACTAGCAAGTAGTTAGCTCAAGTTTATTCGTGTTACACAATCAAAGAGGAAGCCTTTATCACACAGTGGAACGCCTTTGTTATAGATTTAGTTCCATACTCTCCGGCAAATAATCGGGTTTAATTCAAGCAACCATAACGTTGATACAAAAGTAAATGGAGATATGAGTTAAGTATTGACGTCATAGCTGGAATTTCCTACAGTCATCGTGTTTAGAATAACTCTGAAATATTATTACTCAACTCCTTCGGGTAATTAAACCATTACTTGATTATTTGGGGTAAATCGTGATACTCATTTCAGTCAAAAAGGCAACGATATATAACGGACCACTCATGGCAAAGGGATTTTTGATGGCTTTTTGATTAAACTCGGcactttattttcaaaacattacCAAAACATAGCAAGTTTTAGTatccattttaattttgtttgctaattagtttgtaaaataaataagctgGTGTGAACTTCTCTATAACGGACCTTGCTAATCTTTATTTTCCCCAAACGCTTTCAATTACTAAGTTTCATTCAATAActcctactaattttaaagtttctaATAAAGAGTATGCGATTTGATTCTAAAGTTTTTGGAGCTTAACTTTGTAACAGAAAAAGGTTGTTTCTATAACTTGGAGTGGGTAGGACACTTTATCCTTTCAAAGTAATGCTTTTCTTGGCcgttctttattatttttcataaaagGACCCCTTGTCATCCAATAACCCCAAACATGGATCTTTGCCAGACCACACATAGAGGTTTTTGGGAAACATTTACAAAATCCGTGCAAAGCTTCTCAAGAGTGTTATCCACATCGGTGTGAATAATGGTGTTTGTTCCCCGTCTGATTTGCTTTTTAGCTTTGCGGTCATTAGCAACATCCGGTTGGTGGTGAGCCATGTAAACACATGTTTACAACACCATCGCCATCGAGGCAGAAGAATAACAAACACACAAAGCACGGGGCAGCGGAGAGCGCAGCTCGATTAACAGACCAATAACAGGCCGTTAAGCCGTAAAGCTGCTAAACTGAGCCAGCAATCACGGCAACCACTGTTGTTGTGGCTGCGAATGCAGCGGGTGGATGAAAGAGAGAGGACATAAATGCACAACGTATGTGTTCCATATAGATAAAAAAGGCTGCCACATTAATGCATCTCAAAGGCTCTTATCTCTGATGTTGCTGcacaaaaatatgaaaaaaggCCAACGAAACAAGTACGTGAGTCAGAGTTTTAAAGAATGCAAGACACCCaggctgcagctgcagcaaatgTTGCTGCAATGCTGGGCGAGTTTTTCTAGTTGTTGTTGCGGTTGTGTTTTTGTGGTTTTAGCTCGACATATGCTGCCATATGCAGCTCAATTATATATactaaatgtatatttatatatgggctTGTGTGGGGCAACAAATGTTACATGCAGCGAATgcacaaaaaacaataaagagcAAGGCCTACCGATTGGGAGAGCAACTCCAACTCCGCTCTTTTCACCAcccgctctctctctcgcctTTTCTAGCTGCCTCTCCtcgctctctccctctcttccCATCCGACTTCCCCGCTGTTATTATTGTTGCTCAAATCGGGGTTGGGGGTGCAACAtaacacacacatacaatgTAGTTTGGTCACGTAGACAAAAAACAGACAAAAGAAAGGCCTATGCGCAGCGTTGCCACCTGATGGGTGGTTTTCCCAATTGGGAGTCCCATTCGATTGGGTTTTCTCAGCAACAAGGTGGAAGCGCGAGCCTGTTGCTCCGAAAACTCTGGTGTCGAATTTCCAAAAGCGACAAAAACGCCTTCATGCCTCATTAGATTCAGGTCAGGAGGAGAAGGACAAACAATTATCCGGAACAGCTCAACTGGCCATCTGCCCCTTAAAGACATCGAGCTATAATGGTAGGTGTTTTCCCAGGTATTCAAATGAAGTGTATTTTACACCTTTTCCTCAAGATCAATCAAGTTCTTGAGCCGATGAAAATTTACTAATGGGTACCAAAACAACGCTTCCTTATTAATGAAGTAATTTAGCTGAAAATGAATTAGGAACAGAATAATTCGCATATAGAGTGTACATTTCAATGAGGTTCTACTGTAAGCCCGATTACACGTTTGGTCGCTGGCGATACGTTttgtaattgaaaaataagttaatCCTTTTTCATGGTCAAGTTCTGTGTGCTTTGGAAAGCTTCCCGC is a window of Drosophila biarmipes strain raj3 chromosome 3R, RU_DBia_V1.1, whole genome shotgun sequence DNA encoding:
- the LOC108027180 gene encoding pneumococcal serine-rich repeat protein isoform X8; translated protein: MMMMDTMDTSQSQSQPMDVAPAVAVAATSGAALVDFTAAMVSMAATAEAESAESNNNHIDMAEYKEHRKNKKKKREKREREGKEHRHHKHRDREHREHRRHRDRDRERERDREASGSHHHHPAHHHPNNSQHSTSASSSPSSASTTPSATIEYVGGSASASPSYLGGGATGTGGAVGATTTYPHNLKIRFLLSGQRTELSPPTHQTSATAEVNAPLASSTSASIAVTASATAASVPPATGSTTSGSTSSGNAGSTSGSNSTGGSATGGAPSVAGSGGYPKTESSKSSGSGSAGGGSSSSTSSNKHGSNTKDISSSNQQPTTGSSSNAPSLYVSVPLSTANVPGVNLPTSSSSSNITSESHPASSRSSGAQSQQSNLPAMGGSTGAFHGGASSGGPSGGSSSVIQHQSGKSSPALGTLVSGNSGGSIISASGVSLASGNLTATTTESGNLKISYEKQTTRVQQLQEQEAPPARRSRSRSGESGSSHHHAHHHHHHPTHHNSHHQQNPQQQQLHQQQPQNASSQQPHALHSSTNSSSSSSTPTSSSSLAGGSASASATSSSNSKGPSRSGKKRGAAQSKNEGTSVATTATPAPVAATPAEKQSRHSSPHYSATPTPPPSTAPPPVVSSPVVMLQSLSSSSVDSPPVTGSAATAASRNTRNNSSSSNTNHSGEPTSSSCSSTSSSSSSGGSSGVANVVNLLDSPVNMSASGNYRGSSNSTSNVLPAASNGSSQAKPLNKKMLRAQQTQLYQQQQQQQQQQQQYAAPARSSSPTNLSSASASNSASFTHLQPQQQQQPQQQHEDLEILQFTNTNTTPSSNTPTSKPNNRTPDISTASNSSSSASAVPATTTTPLVMLSNQLPLNSMAGGGSSGGLKFTYESQTQMDVPMMPVSAIKDSPPSSPGSEIGSAMHSATAASGSLTAAAPTSAAAQPGNVRKRGRKAKDSTIAAAAAAAAAAAQQDLKDVRILQNGAGSGSSNPASSTPTPPATPAASTTASSASSIITHTAAHMLGNQINPNSSVAQKLSEQLHMEVQDHSIYTSDSLSSQYTGVPFPGKQRNSSIAPSNAAPAPNPLQSMFSGGMNGNMPIPQSLEQLLERQWEQGSQFLMEQAQHFDIASLLNCLHQLQSENLRLEEHVTSLIARRDHLLAVNARLQIPLNTIASGAKAEAHGK
- the LOC108027180 gene encoding protein AF-17 isoform X2, translated to MCERNNNKQVTSSNKIPSSFNAKLELDSSKDDTIHSTSLNKKLVKIKKFKLDDMKEMVGGCCVCSDERGWPENPLVYCDGQNCTVAVHQACYGIVTVPTGPWYCRKCESQERTSRVRCELCPSRDGALKKTDNSGWAHVVCALYIPEVRFGNVTTMEPIILSLIPTERYSRTCYICQEIGKPNRANVGACMQCNKSNCKQQFHVTCAQSLGLLCEEAGNYLDNVKYCGYCQHHYSKLKKGGNVKTIPPYKPIQHDTSSDSCSSPEKEIDSTMNSAATSATSIKITSSSTSGGGSSSSLNASSGVGISGGSGSGSGVSSSSKQRKSNTSGKSSSSSSSSSSSSTGVAANASSSSAHSGSASNLTAGSSLLPGSSNTNISSNLSNNAAGGSGSASSAGNLSSGSSSGANVAASSSGATQSTPNQSSTAATTTKSSASSSSSSSSSYKEKHSKSLNKSTSSKDKDGKDNTSHSANNTFSNSSASSTSSNSSSTREKSSSKLSKNKDSIQVPSATSSTSTTSSISTQPSSSTSTASSGLGGTGTHVSSSATSGTNSTASTTSEHSHAHNLSTNGAGGGGSTAAKQQSASNLGNPHLSTGSSAFGLELRTGSTSSNSALNESSGFGNNSNSERENLSGAGSSASNPTGSIALGLGGVSSSAATNLSTNKGGSSASATSNLSSTNLSSGSSSNSTSKKRKADSAKSSSSVSIAASALDDNNSLISRYDIKDVHVALTPLTDFEKEIEKSSKRQRTELSPPTHQTSATAEVNAPLASSTSASIAVTASATAASVPPATGSTTSGSTSSGNAGSTSGSNSTGGSATGGAPSVAGSGGYPKTESSKSSGSGSAGGGSSSSTSSNKHGSNTKDISSSNQQPTTGSSSNAPSLYVSVPLSTANVPGVNLPTSSSSSNITSESHPASSRSSGAQSQQSNLPAMGGSTGAFHGGASSGGPSGGSSSVIQHQSGKSSPALGTLVSGNSGGSIISASGVSLASGNLTATTTESGNLKISYEKQTTRVQQLQEQEAPPARRSRSRSGESGSSHHHAHHHHHHPTHHNSHHQQNPQQQQLHQQQPQNASSQQPHALHSSTNSSSSSSTPTSSSSLAGGSASASATSSSNSKGPSRSGKKRGAAQSKNEGTSVATTATPAPVAATPAEKQSRHSSPHYSATPTPPPSTAPPPVVSSPVVMLQSLSSSSVDSPPVTGSAATAASRNTRNNSSSSNTNHSGEPTSSSCSSTSSSSSSGGSSGVANVVNLLDSPVNMSASGNYRGSSNSTSNVLPAASNGSSQAKPLNKKMLRAQQTQLYQQQQQQQQQQQQYAAPARSSSPTNLSSASASNSASFTHLQPQQQQQPQQQHEDLEILQFTNTNTTPSSNTPTSKPNNRTPDISTASNSSSSASAVPATTTTPLVMLSNQLPLNSMAGGGSSGGLKFTYESQTQMDVPMMPVSAIKDSPPSSPGSEIGSAMHSATAASGSLTAAAPTSAAAQPGNVRKRGRKAKDSTIAAAAAAAAAAAQQDLKDVRILQNGAGSGSSNPASSTPTPPATPAASTTASSASSIITHTAAHMLGNQINPNSSVAQKLSEQLHMEVQDHSIYTSDSLSSQYTGVPFPGKQRNSSIAPSNAAPAPNPLQSMFSGGMNGNMPIPQSLEQLLERQWEQGSQFLMEQAQHFDIASLLNCLHQLQSENLRLEEHVTSLIARRDHLLAVNARLQIPLNTIASGAKAEAHGK